The following coding sequences lie in one Rutidosis leptorrhynchoides isolate AG116_Rl617_1_P2 chromosome 4, CSIRO_AGI_Rlap_v1, whole genome shotgun sequence genomic window:
- the LOC139839893 gene encoding plastidial pyruvate kinase 2 — MAQMFASKLTYNSFASSNNQHIEKMKPNLNNHNHAGFASQFVIGASNESISNKQRIVKITATKQEVQVVPVTPEDILPKIAEQNYQSPDALEQGDNVIGMWSRPLVKRKTKIVCTIGPSTDTKEMIWKMAEAGMNVARLNMSHGDHASHQKVIDLVKEYNAQSKDNVIAIMLDTKGPEVRSGDLPQPVNLESGQEFTFTIKRGVGTADCVSVNYDDFVNDVEAGDMLLVDGGMMSLLVKSKTEDSVKCEVVDGGELKSRRHLNVRGKSATLPSITEKDWDDIKFGVDNGVDFYAVSFVKDAEVIHELKNYLKSCGADIQVIPKIESADSIPNLQSIITASDGAMVARGDLGAELPIEEVPLLQEEIINTCRSMGKAVIVATNMLESMIVHPTPTRAEVSDIAIAVREGADAVMLSGETAHGKFPLKAVKVMHTVSLRTEASIVGGATPSNLGQAFKNHMSEMFAFHATSMSNTLGTSIVVFTRSGFMAVLLSHYRPTGTIFAFTNDKRVQQKLALYQGVCPIYMEFTNDAEETFGNALSTLKNQGMVKEGEQVAIVQSGRQPIWRFQSTHNIQVRKV, encoded by the exons ATGGCTCAGATGTTTGCTTCCAAATTAACCTATAATTCATTTGCGTCCTCAAACAATCAACACATTGAAAAGATGAAACCCAATCTTAATAACCACAATCACGCTGGTTTTGCTTCTCAATTTGTAATTGGTGCTAGCAATGAATCAATTAGTAACAAACAGCGTATTGTTAAAATCACTGCTACAAAACAAGAAGTTCAGGTTGTTCCGGTTACACCCGAAGACATATTACCCAAG ATAGCAGAGCAGAATTATCAATCACCAGATGCTTTAGAACAGGGTGATAATGTGATAGGCATGTGGTCTAGACCGTTGGTGAAACGCAAAACGAAAATTGTTTGCACAATTGGTCCTTCCACTGACACCAAAGAAATGATATGGAAGATGGCTGAAGCTGGGATGAATGTAGCAAGACTTAATATGTCTCATGGAGACCATGCGTCCCATCAAAAAGTTATTGACCTTGTTAAGGAATATAACGCACAATCCAAAGATAACGTTATCGCAATTATGCTTGATACAAAG GGACCTGAAGTCAGGAGTGGGGACTTGCCGCAGCCAGTTAACTTAGAAAGTGGCCAAGAATTTACGTTCACCATAAAAAGGGGGGTTGGGACAGCAGACTGTGTTAGTGTGAactatgatgattttgtgaatgatgTGGAAGCGGGCGACATGCTTTTGGTCGATG GTGGTATGATGTCGTTGTTGGTAAAATCCAAGACTGAAGATTCAGTAAAATGTGAAGTTGTGGATGGCGGAGAGCTCAAATCAAGACGTCACTTGAACGTTCGTGGAAAAAGTGCAACCCTACCGTCCATCACTG aaAAGGATTGGGATGACATCAAGTTTGGAGTGGACAATGGAGTTGATTTTTATGCCGTCTCTTTCGTTAAGGACGCAGAAGTCATCCATGAGTTAAAGAATTACCTCAAAA GCTGTGGTGCAGATATCCAAGTGATTCCAAAAATTGAAAGTGCAGACTCAATACCGAACTTGCAATCAATTATCACTGCATCGGATGGG GCAATGGTTGCAAGAGGAGATCTTGGTGCAGAGCTGCCTATCGAGGAGGTTCCATTATTGCAG GAAGAGATAATCAACACATGCCGAAGCATGGGAAAAGCTGTAATAGTAGCAACAAATATGCTCGAAAGCATGATCGTGCATCCTACACCAACCCGAGCAGAAGTATCTGACATTGCTATTGCTGTTCGAGAAGGTGCTGATGCAGTTATGCTTTCTGGAGAAACTGCTCATGGAAA GTTTCCATTAAAAGCTGTTAAAGTAATGCATACAGTGTCATTGCGTACTGAAGCGAGCATAGTTGGTGGTGCCACCCCCTCTAATCTTGGTCAAGCCTTTAAG AACCATATGAGCGAAATGTTTGCATTCCATGCCACATCAATGTCCAACACTCTTGGAACTTCAATTGTAGTCTTCACTAGATCTGGCTTCATGGCCGTTTTATTGAGTCATTATCGACCCACTGGCACCATCTTTGCCTTCACTAATGA CAAAAGGGTACAACAAAAGTTAGCTTTGTATCAGGGAGTATGCCCCATTTACATGGAGTTTACTAATGATGCTGAGGAGACTTTTGGAAATGCGCTCAGCACGTTAAAG AATCAGGGAATGGTAAAGGAAGGTGAGCAGGTTGCTATTGTTCAGAGTGGCAGGCAGCCTATCTGGCGATTCCAATCAACACATAATATTCAGGTCAGAAAGGTGTAA